GCAGAGATTGAAGGTTCTAAATAACGTTGTAGCAATTTTTGTTATCATTATTATCTCTTTTATCATCATACCTCTTCCCACATTCTTTTTGGACATGATGTTCATTCTGAACATTACATTGTCAATTCTGATCATGCTGATGACCATGTACGTGAAAAACTCACTGCAGTTTTCAGTTTTTCCGTCCATGCTTTTGATTACGACACTGTTCCGGCTTTCACTGAATATTTCTTCCACACGTTTAATTCTGACAAAGTCCGGCCATGCCGGGCAGGTGATTTCAACGTTTGGTACCTTTGTTTTGGCTGGTAACGTTGTCGTCGGTTTTATCATTTTTCTGATTATCGTTTTGGTCAATTTTCTGGTTATTACGAAGGGCGCGGAACGCGTTTCCGAGGTTTCCGCCCGATTCAAATTGGACGCAATGCCCGGTAAGCAGATGGCAATTGATGCGGATCTTAGCTCTGGCTTAATCTCAGAGTCAGTTGCCCTGACCCGCCGAAACGACATTCAGCGCGAGGCGGAGTTCTACGGTGCCATGGACGGTGCCACCAAGTTTGTCAAGGGTGATGCAATCGCATCCATTGTCATTACGTTTATCAACTTCCTCGGCGGCACCGTTATTGGCATGGTGCAGGGGGGACAGGATTTTGGCACGGTGCTGACGACCTACACGATAGCCACCGTTGGTGAGGGTCTTGTTTCTCAGCTACCCGCACTTTTGATTTCCACCGCAACCGGCATGATCGTTACCCGCGCGGCGTCCGATTCCAGCCTGAGCATGGATGTGACCCGTCAATTTTCCGCGCAGCCTTTGGTGATGATGATCGCCGGGGCCGCGATCTCCTTTCTCTGCCTCATTCCCGGTATGCCAAAGATTCAGATTCTGCTGATCTCCGGCACCATGGTCGGCCTTGGAATTATGCTTCGCAGGCGGGCCCGGCAGTCGGAAGAGGAGACTGAGCTGGCCGCAGTGGGCACCGGGCCTGGAGCAGCCGGCGGTGGGCCCGAAATGGAAGATGAAACCGCTTATTACAAGAATATTGATAACATATATGGTTTGCTGCAAATTGACCTGATTGAGATGGAGTTTGGGTACAGCATTATCCCATTGGTGGACGAAGGCAGCGGTAGCAGCTTTATTGACCGTTTGGTCACGTTCCGCAAACAGTTTGCCATTGAGATGGGTATGGTGATTCCGGCCGTTCGCCTGCGGGATAACGGGATGCTCAACCCCAATCAGTATGTGATTAAGGTCAAGGGGGAAATTGTCAGCGAGGGAGAGGTCCTGATCGACTATTACTTAGCACTGGACCCCGGCAATCTGACCGGGACAATCGACGGCATCGAAACTATCGAGCCTGCCTATGGAATCCCCAGCAAGTGGATTACAACAGATAAAAAGGAAATGGCTGAAATCTATGGTTACACCGTTATTGATCCCCTTTCCGTTGTTGTTACCCATCTCTCGGAAACGATCCGCAAGCACGCCTATGAGGTTCTCACCCGTCAGGATGTCATTCAGCTGCTGGAATCCGCAAAGCGGGCCGATTCTGCCCTGGTGGACGACGTAGTACCGAATCTGGTTTCTTACAGTCGTTTGCAGAAAGTGATGTGCGCTCTGCTCAAAGAGGGCGTGCCGATCCGAGACATGGAAACGATCCTCAGCACACTTTCTGATTATGCCGCTACGGTGCGCGAAACGGAGGTTCTGACCGAATATGTGCGTCAGGCACTGAAGAGAACCATCACCCGCAAATGGTCCGACGGCGGTCAGATTCGCGTTATTACCTTGGATAGCGAGGTGGAGCGCGTGATTGCGAACTCCATCACCCGCAACGATCAGGGCTCGTACCTGTCAATGGACCCTCAGACGACACAGACAATTATTACAAAGCTGCTTGACAACATCAAGAAGGTAAAGGCCGTCATCAATGTACCGATCATCCTGACCTCGCCGGTTGTTCGTATTTATTTTAGCAAGCTGCTGGAGCAGTTTTACCCCGGCGCGGTGGTGCTTTCTTTCAGTGAACTGAATTCCGACGTGCAGATACAGGCCGTGGCGAACATTACGCTAGAACCATAAACCAGTGGTTCGTCCCGGTGCCGATACCCGATCAAGGAGGTGAAATAGCTGGATGGAACGTGTCATCAGTAAACAAAAAACGATAGAAGACCTGTGGGAGGAATACTTTCAGAATAAAGAAGAAGATGTTCGCAATATGCTCGTAATCCACTATGGGTACATCGTCAAGTGTATCGCCCTGAAGACCGTAGGGGCTTACCAGCATTTCACTTATATGGATGATCTGGTCAATGAGGGCCTGATCGCCCTGTTGGACGCAGTGGAAAAATTTGATCCGGATAAGAGAGTCAAATTCGAAACGTATGCTTCTATTAAGGTGCGCGGTGCCATGATCGATTACATACGCAAGCAGGATTGCTTTCCGCGGCGCCTGAAACGGATCGCCAAAAATATCAGCGATGCGGAAAATGCGCTCAGCTATGAGCTGGGGCGTTATCCAACAGAAAACGAAATGGCAGAGCACCTAAGCGTTTCTGTTGGGGAGTACCAGAAAATGCAGGCGGAAACCTGTGCGCTCTCCATGCTTTCTTTTGAGGAGATGATCTACGAAAAGGGCGTGGAGGATGTACGATTCAGCGTGTCCGGCGACTCCATTCAGGGGCCCGAGCAGGTTGTGGCCGAAAAGGAGTTGCAGGTTGTTCTGGCGGAATACATCGATAAGCTGAATGAGAAAGAAAAAATGGTCATTTCACTTTATTATAAGGAACAAATGAAGATCAAAGAAATCTCGGCGGTGATGGGGATCAGCGATTCCCGCGTGTCGCAGATTCACTCAAACGGATTAAAAAAGCTTAAGCGCTTTTTGACGGAATACAATTCGTAAAGGAGACGATTCCTATGGTGAGAGGGTTTTACACACTGGGTTCCGGAATGCTGACCCAGTCCAGAAAGCTGACGGCAGTCAGTAATAATTTGTCCAATGTGGAGACGGCCGGGTACAAAAGGAACGTAGTGACTTCATCCACCTTCGGAAACATGGTGATTCACCGTCTGAATAATCAGGGCAATGTGCCGATCGGTGAAATGAGCATGATGACCGCGGCAGACAAGACGAGCGTGATTCATTCCGAGGGGAGCCTGAAGGAAACCGGCCGCACACTGGATTTCGCTATTGAGGGCGAGGGCTTTTTTGCAATTCAAAAGGACAACGGATTGGTATATACCCGTAACGGCAGCTTCAATGTGGATGAGCAGGGCTACCTGGTCAGCAAAGACCTTGGCGGTCGCGTGATGGGTCAAAACGGCCCGATCCGTGTGGGAACAGACCAGTTTAACGCTGACGCGCAGGGGAATATCTCTGTAGGGGGCACTCAGGTTGGGTCTTTGGCCGTTTATCAGTTTGCGGATTACAATAGCCTGAAATCTGCTGGGCAGGCATCCTTTACCGCGGCTGGAGGGGCACAGCAAATGCAGAATCCCCAACTGAAATGGAAATATGTTGAGGGCTCGAATGTAGATGCCGCTCAGGAAATGACCGATGCCATCTCGATTCAAAGAGGACTCCAGACCTGCTCACAGGCGCTAAAAATGTACGATCAGATTCTGTCCCGCGCTGTGACAGAAATCGGTAAAATATAAAGCGCAATTTGTTGAAGCAATCGCTTTTGAAGCCTGTTACTGAACAGGCTGATTCAGAAAAGGGGAGAGCCATGATTAATGCATTTTATACGGCGGCTACCGGTACCATTCAGCTGCAAAAAGGGATGGACGTAACGGCCAACAATATCGCGAACGTTTCCACCACCGGCTTTCAGGCGCAGAAGGGTGCCTTTGCCGATTTGGTGTATACGAATATCCATGCGGCCGAAGATACAGATTCCGATCTTGTCTCCGGTCACGGAACAAAGCTCGCAAAGACTGATACCCTCTTTGCCGCCAGTGCGCTGAACAATACCTCGCGTTCACTCGACTATGCCCTCCCGGAAGCATACCAGTTTTTTGCGATTCGTTCCGGGGATACGGTACAATATACGCGCAACGGTAATTTTCATCTTTCCATGCAGGGCGGTACCAATTATCTGGTGTCTTCTGACGGCGGCTATGTGCTGGGAGCAAACGGTCAGCCGATTCAGGTGACAGATGAAAAAAAGGCAGCTCCGGTGGGGGTGTTTACTTTTTCTAACTGCGATGGCCTGCAGAGAGCGGCTGGAACCTATTTTGTGGAAACAGAGACTTCTGGACGGGCTCAGGTGGTACAGAACGCGGAGGTGCAGCAGGGCTACCTTGAGAATTCCTCTGTAAGCCTGCCGGACGAAATGGCAACAATACTGGAAACTCAGCGCGCTTTCCAGCTCAACTCCAAAATGGTGCAGATTTCCGATGAAATTATGCAGACTGTCAACAGTCTGAGATGATTTTATAGTCAATTCACTTTAAAGTGGTTTTAATATAAAAATGAATAGCATTTTAAAGTGTTATTACTATATACTGTCAGAAAAGGGTGATGATTGTGTTTCCTAAGAGTTTGGCAAAGTTTTGGAACAAAAAGGAAAAAACAGGCCAAGATGCTTTGAAACCGGCAGAAAATGCGACCGAGCAGCCGCCTGAACCGGAAGAAGCGGAACCAGTGATCGAACCAGAGTCAGTGATCGAATTGGAACAAATTATCGAACCAGAGCAGATGATCGAACCGGAGCAGGTGATCGAACCAGAGCAGGTTGTTGAGACAGGGCAGATGGAGCAGGAAGTAAAGGAACAAGCCCCGGAAACCGATCAGCTCGAAGATCTTCTCCCTCCAGAGCCGCCGTCGCTCGATTTAAATGTTTCTTTGAACCGTATGCGTGCTGTTTTAGAGATAGCGCTTCATGACCCTGGCCAGACGGTAACTCCTGAAGAAATTTTAGCACTATTAAAGGAGAATAAAATCAGCTACGGTGTTCTGGAAGAAGATATCAGGGAATATTGCAGGCTGGCCGATTTTACGAAGCCTCTGGTTTGCGCGGTCGGCAAGCAGGTAAAGGATGAAAGCGACGGCCGCATCGATTTTAATTTTGAAACCGATAAGGTTCTTCGTCCTATCCAGCGGAAAGACGGTACTCTGGATTACCGTGAACTTGGGCTGGTGAAAAACATCTCAAAGGGAGACCATCTTTGTACCTTGGTACCCCCAAAGCCGGGAAGCGACGGCATGGATCTTTTCGGCAAGGTTATACCTTACCACAAGGGGGCGGTTCCTGTTTTGCCAGTGGGCGTGAATACGGAAGTTTCAGAGGATGGACTTACGTTGATTTCCACGGTGGACGGCAGCATTGAAATGCTGCCAAATGCGATTAATGTCAATGAGATTTTTATTGTCAAGGGTGATGTTGGCCGAGATTCCGGCAATGTTTCAGCTAAATGTTCCGTCCTGATACAGGGTGACGTAAAAAGCGGATTTTTTGTCAGTGCGGGGGGCGATATCACGGTTCGCGGAATCGTGGAGCACGCACATCTGGAGGCGGGCGGGAACATCGTCATTTCCCAGGGAATGAACGGCGGGGGAAGAGGCAGCCTGAAAGCTGGCGGTAATATTTCTGGCAAGTTTTTTGAGAACGCTATTTTGGATGCGACACATGAGATTTACGCCAGTATCATTATGAGCAGCAATATCCGGGCTGGTGGATCACTGATCCTAAACAAAGACGTGGCTACATTAGTCGGCGGTGATTGCACGGTGGGGTGTGGCGTTTTTGCCAAGAACATCGGGAATCAGTCCGGCAGTGTTACCCGGGTGCGGATCGATTCCCGGGAGCTAAATGCCCTTTTGACCCAGAGTTCAAAAAAGCTGAAGGATCCGGAGGTGCTGAATCATGAGTTGGAGACAGCGAGCCAGGAGCAGGAAGCATTTGAAGATCGTTATGAGCAGATTCATCAGCAGTTTATTCAGCAAAATCCTACGGACGATGGTTCTGGATTTGAACAGGTACGAAAAGCGGCGGAAGCAAAAAAAATTGTATTTTCCAAAAAAATTGAAGAACTGAAAGAACAGCTCCAGGAATCGGAAGATTCATTAAATTCATTTTTGAGCTATTCCGTCATCGCCAAAGGAATGGTATATCCCGGCGTGAAGATGGAGATTGCGGGTTATACCTACAATATCATTAAAGAAACAAGCTGCGCAAAATTTTATCTTACATATGGGAAGATTGAATGGCGGCCTGCTGTGCCGACTGATACACCGGACACTGTAAAGCGCTAAACCAAAATTAATGAAAATGGATCCCGCTTTCAGGGCAGTACAGTGTCCCTCCGGCGGCGAAAGGAGTTGGAGTTTATGTTGAGTATCGACGAATTAAATGAAATACACCTAGACGTACTAAGAGAAATCGGAAATATCGGTGCTGGAAATGCGGCTACCTCGCTCTCTCAAATGCTGAACTCAGAAATCAACATGTCTGTGCCGAAAGTCCGCATTCTGGATATCAGTGATGCGGCCACCGCCCTCGGCGGCCCGGAGAACCCGGTGATTGGGATTCTTGCAAAGATTTCGGGAGAAATTGACGGACTAATGATGTTTATCGTCGGGCAGTCCTTTGCGGGAGCCGTACTGGAAAGCTTGCTGGGGGAAAAACAGGTTAGCTATGCCGCACTCACAGAAATGCAGCTTTCCGCGATCTCCGAGATTGGCAACATCATGATTTCGGCTTACCTTGGGTCGATCAGCACCTTGTCTCAAATGTCCATCAAATCTTCCGTTCCGGCTATTGCGGTAGATATGGCTGGTGCTTTGCTAAGTGTACCTGCCATTGAAATGCGCACGGTCTCGGATAAGATTATCTTTATTCAGGAAGATTTTCTCAGCTCAGCGAACGACATTACCTCCAACATGATGCTGATTCCGAGCATGGAATCACTGGATAGATTAATGCAGAAATTAGGGATCCAATTATGAGTAACATGATAACCATCGGCATTTCTGATATGAGAGTGGTGAAAGGCGGTGAGCAGCTTGTCACGTATGCGTTAGGTTCCTGCGTGGGAATATGCCTGTATGATCCTCTGCGCAAAATTGGCGGGTTGGGTCACATCATGCTGCCAAAATACCCCACAGCGAATCCAAAAGAAAACAAATATCGGTTTGCTGATACCTGTATCACTGAAATGCTTCGGGAAATGGAACGGCTGGGCGCTTATCGCGCCCAGCTGACAGCCAAGATTGCCGGTGGAGCCAAGATGTTCGAGGTTTCGGGAGATTCGGCCTTTGGCAATATTGGCCAGAGAAATGTCATGGCTGTTCGAGCTATGCTGGCTTACGAGAAGATTCCCATCAAGGCGCAGGATACCGGTCTGAACTACGGTAGAACCTTGTATTTTACAACAGATGACGGCGTGATGACGATTAAGTCCTTCGCAAATGGAGTGAAGGTGTATTAAAATCCGAGAAAAAAGCTTTCTATAAAATCCTGTTAAGTGGATTTTAAAGAAAGCTTTTTTACTTTAGCTATTTATTTTTTCTACTAAAAAGTAAAAATTGCGTTCAGAACATAAAAAAGAGGAAACGGATTTTCCGTTTCCTCTTTCTGAATCTTGTTAGATCAGTCGCTGCTGAAAGGCAGCAAAGCGATATGACGTGCGCGCTTAATCGCAACAGTCAGTTCACGCTGATGATGTGCGCAAGTGCCGGTGACTCTGCGGGGCAGAATCTTCGCACGCTCCGAAATAAAGCGGCGCAGCTTCGCTACATCCTTATAATCGATGGTGTCGATTCGTTCTACGCAAAAACTGCAAACCTTTTTGCGTCCTTTTCGTCCGCCGCGACGATTGTCGCGCTCGGGCCGATCATTTCTATCAGCCATGCCAAAAGCCTCCTTTTCTCATTCAAAAAATAAAGTAAATACGCGAGAAAATTAGAACGGCAGATCGTCGTCTGTCGGGATTTCCTCAAAATCACCGGTATTTCCGCTGGTGTAGGCGGGGGCAGAGGCCATCGGTGCGTCGGAACGGCTGTAAGAGCCATTTCCGGAACCAGGAGCTCCGCCATCGCGTTTGGATTCCGCAAAATGCACGTTATCCGCAACGATTTCAAAAGCCTTACGCTTGTTTCCGTCCTTGTCCTGATAGCTGCGAGTTTGAATCGAGCCCTGAACTGCAATTAACTGTCCCTTGCGGAAGTACTTGCATACAAATTCCGCAGTGGAACGCCATGCGACAATATCGATAAAATCTGCCTGGCGATCAGCGCCGGACTTGACGTAAGACCGATCTACCGCAATCGTGAAACTGGTGACAGCAATGTCACTGGTAGTGTGACGAAGCTCAGGGTCAGCAACCAGCCTGCCCATTAATACAGTCACATTGAGCATATCGATCACTCTCTTTCAGCAGTTTCAGTTTTCTGGACTTCAACAGCCTTTTTCGGCTTCTCTTTCTTTACTTCTTTTTTGACAATGAGAGAACGAAGAACTCCGTCGGTAATTTTGTAGATACGATCCAGTTCCGCGATGAACTCGGGGCCACTGGTAAAGCTGATTAAGGTGTAGTAACCCTCAGTCTGCTTTTCGATGGGATACGCAAAGCGGCGTTTGCCCCACTCATCCACATTATCGATCGTAGCATTGTTTTCGATCAGAGTCTTAAACTTCTGAACATTTGTCTGAACGGCCTCTTCACCCTGTGCTGTGGACAACATGAATACGGTTTCATACTTGTTTTTTACATCTGGCATTTTATTTGCACCTCCTTCTGGACTTTGGCCCCAACAAAACGCTGGAGCAAGGATATGAAAAGCACTGCCCGCTGGGGCAGGCCTAACAGATTAATTATATCAGCGTGACTCAGGCGAGTCAAGCTATTTTTTCGCTTTGTAGGAATAAGTTGGGAAATAGGGAAGAGCCGCTTACAAAGTGTTTGCAATCTCCTTTAAATAAGCGCGAAAGCCGTCCCCAACCTCCGGGTGCTTAAGCGCCACCTCTACCGTGGCCTGTAGAATGCCGAGCTTGTTGCCCATATCGTAGCGTTTGCCTGTGAACTCCACCGCGGTCATCCCCTGGGTTCGGGCCAGCACGCGCATTGCATCGGTCAGCTGAATTTCTCCGCCGCTTCCGGGCTGGGTTTGGTCGAGTATATCGAAAATCTCCGGCGGCAGAACGCAGCGCCCCAGAATGGAGTAGTATGAAAACACTTTGTCGGGAGAGGGTTTTTCGATCATGTCGGTGCAGCGGAACAGACGGTCGCGTACGGGCTCC
Above is a window of Faecalispora anaeroviscerum DNA encoding:
- the flhA gene encoding flagellar biosynthesis protein FlhA translates to MKVLNNVVAIFVIIIISFIIIPLPTFFLDMMFILNITLSILIMLMTMYVKNSLQFSVFPSMLLITTLFRLSLNISSTRLILTKSGHAGQVISTFGTFVLAGNVVVGFIIFLIIVLVNFLVITKGAERVSEVSARFKLDAMPGKQMAIDADLSSGLISESVALTRRNDIQREAEFYGAMDGATKFVKGDAIASIVITFINFLGGTVIGMVQGGQDFGTVLTTYTIATVGEGLVSQLPALLISTATGMIVTRAASDSSLSMDVTRQFSAQPLVMMIAGAAISFLCLIPGMPKIQILLISGTMVGLGIMLRRRARQSEEETELAAVGTGPGAAGGGPEMEDETAYYKNIDNIYGLLQIDLIEMEFGYSIIPLVDEGSGSSFIDRLVTFRKQFAIEMGMVIPAVRLRDNGMLNPNQYVIKVKGEIVSEGEVLIDYYLALDPGNLTGTIDGIETIEPAYGIPSKWITTDKKEMAEIYGYTVIDPLSVVVTHLSETIRKHAYEVLTRQDVIQLLESAKRADSALVDDVVPNLVSYSRLQKVMCALLKEGVPIRDMETILSTLSDYAATVRETEVLTEYVRQALKRTITRKWSDGGQIRVITLDSEVERVIANSITRNDQGSYLSMDPQTTQTIITKLLDNIKKVKAVINVPIILTSPVVRIYFSKLLEQFYPGAVVLSFSELNSDVQIQAVANITLEP
- a CDS encoding sigma-70 family RNA polymerase sigma factor, coding for MERVISKQKTIEDLWEEYFQNKEEDVRNMLVIHYGYIVKCIALKTVGAYQHFTYMDDLVNEGLIALLDAVEKFDPDKRVKFETYASIKVRGAMIDYIRKQDCFPRRLKRIAKNISDAENALSYELGRYPTENEMAEHLSVSVGEYQKMQAETCALSMLSFEEMIYEKGVEDVRFSVSGDSIQGPEQVVAEKELQVVLAEYIDKLNEKEKMVISLYYKEQMKIKEISAVMGISDSRVSQIHSNGLKKLKRFLTEYNS
- a CDS encoding flagellar hook-basal body protein translates to MVRGFYTLGSGMLTQSRKLTAVSNNLSNVETAGYKRNVVTSSTFGNMVIHRLNNQGNVPIGEMSMMTAADKTSVIHSEGSLKETGRTLDFAIEGEGFFAIQKDNGLVYTRNGSFNVDEQGYLVSKDLGGRVMGQNGPIRVGTDQFNADAQGNISVGGTQVGSLAVYQFADYNSLKSAGQASFTAAGGAQQMQNPQLKWKYVEGSNVDAAQEMTDAISIQRGLQTCSQALKMYDQILSRAVTEIGKI
- a CDS encoding flagellar hook-basal body protein → MINAFYTAATGTIQLQKGMDVTANNIANVSTTGFQAQKGAFADLVYTNIHAAEDTDSDLVSGHGTKLAKTDTLFAASALNNTSRSLDYALPEAYQFFAIRSGDTVQYTRNGNFHLSMQGGTNYLVSSDGGYVLGANGQPIQVTDEKKAAPVGVFTFSNCDGLQRAAGTYFVETETSGRAQVVQNAEVQQGYLENSSVSLPDEMATILETQRAFQLNSKMVQISDEIMQTVNSLR
- a CDS encoding DUF342 domain-containing protein; the protein is MKPAENATEQPPEPEEAEPVIEPESVIELEQIIEPEQMIEPEQVIEPEQVVETGQMEQEVKEQAPETDQLEDLLPPEPPSLDLNVSLNRMRAVLEIALHDPGQTVTPEEILALLKENKISYGVLEEDIREYCRLADFTKPLVCAVGKQVKDESDGRIDFNFETDKVLRPIQRKDGTLDYRELGLVKNISKGDHLCTLVPPKPGSDGMDLFGKVIPYHKGAVPVLPVGVNTEVSEDGLTLISTVDGSIEMLPNAINVNEIFIVKGDVGRDSGNVSAKCSVLIQGDVKSGFFVSAGGDITVRGIVEHAHLEAGGNIVISQGMNGGGRGSLKAGGNISGKFFENAILDATHEIYASIIMSSNIRAGGSLILNKDVATLVGGDCTVGCGVFAKNIGNQSGSVTRVRIDSRELNALLTQSSKKLKDPEVLNHELETASQEQEAFEDRYEQIHQQFIQQNPTDDGSGFEQVRKAAEAKKIVFSKKIEELKEQLQESEDSLNSFLSYSVIAKGMVYPGVKMEIAGYTYNIIKETSCAKFYLTYGKIEWRPAVPTDTPDTVKR
- a CDS encoding chemotaxis protein CheC → MLSIDELNEIHLDVLREIGNIGAGNAATSLSQMLNSEINMSVPKVRILDISDAATALGGPENPVIGILAKISGEIDGLMMFIVGQSFAGAVLESLLGEKQVSYAALTEMQLSAISEIGNIMISAYLGSISTLSQMSIKSSVPAIAVDMAGALLSVPAIEMRTVSDKIIFIQEDFLSSANDITSNMMLIPSMESLDRLMQKLGIQL
- a CDS encoding chemotaxis protein CheD, which encodes MSNMITIGISDMRVVKGGEQLVTYALGSCVGICLYDPLRKIGGLGHIMLPKYPTANPKENKYRFADTCITEMLREMERLGAYRAQLTAKIAGGAKMFEVSGDSAFGNIGQRNVMAVRAMLAYEKIPIKAQDTGLNYGRTLYFTTDDGVMTIKSFANGVKVY
- the rpsR gene encoding 30S ribosomal protein S18; translated protein: MADRNDRPERDNRRGGRKGRKKVCSFCVERIDTIDYKDVAKLRRFISERAKILPRRVTGTCAHHQRELTVAIKRARHIALLPFSSD
- a CDS encoding single-stranded DNA-binding protein; the protein is MLNVTVLMGRLVADPELRHTTSDIAVTSFTIAVDRSYVKSGADRQADFIDIVAWRSTAEFVCKYFRKGQLIAVQGSIQTRSYQDKDGNKRKAFEIVADNVHFAESKRDGGAPGSGNGSYSRSDAPMASAPAYTSGNTGDFEEIPTDDDLPF
- the rpsF gene encoding 30S ribosomal protein S6; translated protein: MPDVKNKYETVFMLSTAQGEEAVQTNVQKFKTLIENNATIDNVDEWGKRRFAYPIEKQTEGYYTLISFTSGPEFIAELDRIYKITDGVLRSLIVKKEVKKEKPKKAVEVQKTETAERE